One genomic window of Quercus robur chromosome 6, dhQueRobu3.1, whole genome shotgun sequence includes the following:
- the LOC126733399 gene encoding kinesin-like protein KIN-12B — translation MKHFMLPRNAILREANSTDPASSPSPCSAKPRPSRKSKSAKENAPPSDLTSIPSESKPSPAMAAKLKSPLPPRPPPANSHKRKLSFESGTENSASDSGVQVVVRMRPPHKDRDEGDLIVQKISGDSLLINGQTFTFDSVADVEATQEDIFQLVGAPLIENCMAGFNSSVFAYGQTGSGKTYTIWGPANGLLEENLSSDQAGLTPRVFERLFARINEEQIKRAEEKLNYQCHCSFLEIYNEQITDLLDPNQRNLQIREDVKSGVYVENLTEEYVGTMKDVTRLLIKGLSNRRTGATSINAESSRSHTVFTCVVESRCKSKADGLSTCKTSRINLVDLAGSERQKLTGAAGDRLKEAGNINRSLSQLGNLINILAEISQTGKQRHIPYRDSRLTFLLQESLGGNAKLAMVCAISPAQSCKSETFSTLRFAQRAKAIKNKAVVNEVMEENVNHLREVIRQLRDELHRVKAKGYNPHDPDGGHSAAWIRRSMNLLKSSLSCPITLRHVDDDGDEEMEIDEEAVEILCERVDKQIASSEANNTIDVSKEETVNSVSQQVEFEDLSGCIKDQISEDIDVKMEEGASEQDDIMIVDCVEPVNVRDNSVCTVSEPLNGVSATISSADTQNDLSNGSLNCVSPSLSIVPSDVSPVLKSPTPSVSPRISSSRKSLRTSSMLTASQKDLEDDNKLGLDASHISFKKSVRSSSSSALCTQKSKNFLTPTEHLEASIRQGLEIIDNQRQSSALRRSSFRFPFKPEESKPFLPVDKVDVGVQTFPGDISEENSVIFTCSSCKNRMQLEVKEADDSSNLQIVPVDGTESADKLKNHVPKAVEKVLAGAIRREMALEDFCAKQTSEIVQLNRLVQQYKHERECNAIIAQTREDKILRLENLMDGVLPTEEFMEEELASLTHEHKILKEKYENHPEVLRAKIELKRAQDELEHYRNFFDMGEREVLLEEIEDLRSQLQYYIDSSSTASRKQSPILQLTYPCEPNSAPPLSAESTEESAEAKLEQERSRWTEAESRWISLSEELRVELEASRSLAEKRKQELETERKCGEELNEAMQMAMEGHARMLEAYADLEEKHIQLLARHRKIQEGTEDVKKAAAKAGVRGAESKFINALAAEISALRVGKEKERRYLRDENKGLQAQLRDTAEAVQAAGELLARLKESEEAVAASQKRTMEAEQETERAYKQIDKLKKNHEKEISALNELLANSRLHREARQQPVYDEAFEEYACDHSGEDGELPKLTETSSWFSGYDRCNI, via the exons ATGAAGCACTTCATGCTACCGAGAAACGCGATCTTGAGGGAGGCAAATTCCACCGATCCAGCGTCGTCGCCGAGCCCTTGCTCCGCCAAGCCACGCCCGTCTCGGAAGTCTAAATCGGCCAAGGAGAATGCGCCGCCGTCCGATCTGACCTCCATCCCCTCCGAATCCAAGCCATCGCCGGCTATGGCGGCCAAATTGAAGAGTCCATTGCCGCCGAGGCCACCTCCTGCAAATTCTCACAAAAGGAAGCTCAGCTTTGAGTCCGGGACTGAGAACTCGGCTTCTGATTCCGGCGTTCAG GTAGTAGTCCGAATGCGTCCACCACACAAGGATCGGGATGAAGGTGATTTGATAGTTCAGAAGATTTCTGGTGATTCGTTATTGATTAATGGACAAACTTTCACATTCGACTCAGTTGCTGATGTTGAAGCAACACAG GAAGATATCTTCCAACTTGTAGGAGCACCTCTTATCGAAAATTGTATGGCTGGATTCAATAGTTCTGTATTTGCATATGGACAG ACGGGAAGCGGAAAGACTTATACCATTTGGGGTCCGGCCAACGGCTTGTTGGAAGAAAACTTATCCAGTGATCAAGCAGGGTTAACCCCTCGTGTTTTTGAGAGACTATTTGCCCGCATAAATGAG GAGCAAATCAAGCGCGCTGAGGAAAAACTTAACTATCAATGTCACTGTTCTTTTCTCGAG ATTTACAATGAACAAATCACAGATTTGTTGGATCCAAATCAAAGAAATCTCCAG ATAAGAGAAGATGTCAAATCTGGCGTCTATGTTGAAAATCTCACAGAGGAGTATGTAGGTACAATGAAGGATGTGACTAGGCTCTTGATAAAG GGTTTGTCAAACAGGAGGACAGGTGCAACTAGTATTAATGCGGAGAGTTCCCGCTCACATACTGTTTTTACTTGTGTTGTTGAATCCCGATGCAAG AGCAAGGCAGATGGTTTAAGCACCTGCAAAACAAGCAGAATAAATCTTGTTGATCTAGCTGGTTCAGAGAGACAAAAGTTAACCGGTGCAGCAGGGGATCGTTTAAAGGAAGCTGGGAATATTAATAGATCACTTTCACAACTTGG GAATTTGATAAACAttcttgctgaaatttctcagACGGGAAAGCAGAGGCATATCCCCTATAGAGACTCCAGGCTAACATTTTTGTTGCAGGAGTCTCTTGGGGGAAATGCCAAATTAGCAATGGTCTGTGCTATTTCTCCAGCACAAAG CTGTAAGAGTGAAACTTTTAGCACATTGAGATTTGCACAGCGCGCCAAGGCTATTAAGAATAAAGCAGTAGTTAATGAAGTCATGGAGGAAAATGTGAATCACTTGCGTGAAGTGATACGGCAGCTAAGG GATGAACTACATAGGGTTAAGGCAAAAGGCTACAATCCCCATGATCCAGATGGAGGTCATTCAGCGGCATGGATTCGTAGAAGTATGAATCTACTAAAGTCTAGCCTTAGTTGTCCAATAACATTACGTcatgttgatgatgatggtgatgaggAGATGGAAATAGATGAGGAAGCTGTTGAGATTCTCTGTGAGCGAGTGGATAAGCAAATAGCCAGCAGTGAAGCTAACAATACAATTGATGTGAGCAAAGAAGAAACAGTAAATTCAGTTTCACAACAGGTGGAGTTTGAAGATTTAAGTGGATGTATCAAGGACCAAATTTCTGAGGATATAGATGTTAAAATGGAAGAAGGAGCATCTGAACAGGATGACATCATGATTGTCGATTGTGTGGAACCTGTAAATGTGAGGGATAATTCTGTGTGCACTGTCTCTGAACCTCTAAATGGAGTTTCTGCTACCATTTCCAGTGCAGATACACAGAATGATTTGTCAAATGGATCATTGAATTGTGTGTCTCCTAGCCTCAGCATAGTTCCATCTGATGTATCCCCAGTACTTAAGTCTCCAACTCCAAGTGTTTCACCCAGAATCAGCAGCAGCAGGAAAAGCTTGAGGACTTCATCGAtgttaactgcttcccaaaaagATCTCGAGGATGACAATAAGTTAGGCCTAGATGCTTCTCATATATCTTTCAAGAAATCTGTGAGAAGTAGCTCCTCTAGTGCTCTGTGTACTCAAAAAAGTAAGAACTTTCTTACACCAACTGAACATTTGGAAGCAAGTATCCGCCAGGGCCTTGAAATTATAGATAATCAGCGACAAAGTTCAGCACTAAGGCGGTCATCATTCAGATTTCCATTCAAACCTGAAGAATCCAAGCCATTTTTACCCGTTGACAAAGTTGATGTGGGTGTGCAAACCTTTCCTGGTGATATATCAGAAGAAAATTCAGTCATATTTACATGTAGTAGTTGCAAGAATAGAATGCAGCTAGAGGTCAAAGAGGCTGATGACAGTTCAAACCTACAGATAGTACCTGTAGATGGTACAGAGTCTGCTGACAAATTGAAGAATCATGTTCCCAAA GCAGTGGAGAAGGTTTTGGCAGGAGCTATCAGGAGAGAAATGGCACTAGAAGATTTCTGTGCAAAGCAAACTTCTGAGATTGTGCAGCTTAACCGTTTG GTGCAACAATACAAGCATGAGAGGGAATGCAATGCCATAATAGCACAGACAAGGGAGGATAAAATTCTTCGCCTCGAGAACCTTATGGATGGTGTTTTACCCACTGAGGAGTTCATGGAGGAAGAGCTAGCATCCCTCACACATGAGCATAAG ATTTTAAAGGAGAAATATGAGAATCATCCTGAAGTTTTAAGAGcaaaaatcgagttaaaaagaGCTCAAGATGAGCTGGAACATTATCGAAATTTCTTCGATATGGGTGAGAGGGAAGTGTTGTTGGAAGAGATTGAAGATTTGAGAAGCCAGCTACAATATTACATAGACTCTTCATCCACTGCGTCTCGAAAGCAAAGTCCCATACTGCAGTTGACTTATCCATGTGAGCCCAATTCTGCTCCCCCTCTTAGTGCGGAGTCAACCGAAGAGAGTGCTGAGGCAAAACTTGAACAGGAAAGAAGTCGTTGGACTGAAGCAGAGAGCAGATGGATTTCTCTTTCTGAAGAATTGAGAGTTGAACTTGAAGCTAGCAGATCTCTAGCCGAAAAGAGGAAGCAAGAACTGGAAACTGAGAGGAAATGTGGTGAAGAGCTAAATGAAGCAATGCAGATGGCCATGGAGGGGCATGCACGCATGCTGGAAGCATATGCAGATTTGGAAGAGAAGCATATTCAGTTGCTTGCAAGGCATAGGAAGATTCAAGAAGGAACAGAGGATGTCAAGAAAGCAGCTGCTAAAGCAGGAGTTAGGGGAGCTGAGTCCAAGTTCATAAATGCCCTTGCTGCAGAAATTTCAGCATTAAGggtaggaaaagaaaaagaaaggagataTCTTAGGGATGAGAACAAAGGACTTCAGGCTCAATTGAGAGACACTGCAGAGGCTGTGCAGGCTGCAGGAGAATTGCTTGCACGGCTAAAAGAATCAGAAGAGGCTGTTGCTGCTTCCCAG AAGCGAACTATGGAGGCAGAGCAAGAAACTGAGAGGGCCTACAAACAGATtgataaattgaagaaaaatcaTGAAAAGGAAATAAGCGCTCTCAATGAGCTCCTTGCGAATTCTCGTTTACATAGGGAAGCAAGACAACAACCAGTTTACGACGAGGCATTTGAAGAATATGCATGCGATCATAGTGGTGAAGATGGTGAGTTGCCAAAACTCACAGAAACCTCATCATGGTTCTCTGGTTATGATCGATGCAACATATAG
- the LOC126690052 gene encoding uncharacterized protein LOC126690052: MRWFDGLGAGSIDTFKELTQAFGSRFITCSKVPQPLDSLLSMSMREGETLKMCSDKYWEICNKIDGDFDDVAIRTFKVRLPTEHDLRKSLTKTPIRSVRWLIDRIDEYKRVEEDQQQGKGKGKVIPQEIRDFRSDRYNNNRLRRDFAGQFGSTASQVVNTVFREPMHQVLEKIKNESYFK; encoded by the coding sequence atgaggtggtttgatggtttgGGTGCAGGTTCTATTGacaccttcaaggagctcacACAAGCGTTTGGGTCTCGTTTCATTACGTGTAGTAAGGTTCCTCAACCCTTAGATTCTCTATTGTCCATGTCAATGCGAGAAGGTGAGACCCTGAAAATGTGCTCGGACAAATACTGGGAGATATGTAATAAGATTGATGGAGATTTTGATGACGTGGCTATAAGGACCTTCAAAGTTAGACTGCCCACCGAGCATGatttgagaaaatccttgaccAAGACGCCAATAAGGAGTGTTCGTTGGCTTATAGATCGCATTGATGAGTACAAGCGGGTCGAGGAAGACCAACAGCAAGGCAAGGGAAAGggtaaggttatccctcaggagatAAGAGATTTCAGGTCAGATAGATACAACAATAACAGACTCCGAAGGGATTTTGCGGGACAATTTGGATCTACAGCTTCTCAGGTGGTTAACactgtgttccgagaaccaaTGCATCAAGTCTTGGAAAAGATCAAGAACGAGTCATACTTCAAATAG
- the LOC126733400 gene encoding transcription factor bHLH78-like, which produces MEKENMTQPNWASSTFGMEIQPNELNYAPDQLTNCFFNPNWDNSVDQSDPFESALSSIVSSPAASNAGAIPGGGGDGLMIRELIGRLGSICNSGDISPQNYIAGHSNNNNNNNSTNTSCYSTPLNSPPKLNLSMMDSQIRGNLPIPGNHPSLAPISPDPGFAERAARFSCFVSNTSFMGLNETELPYRLMPRVESGKLSRVASNQSLKLATGSQMGVQENNRSSPQEANLAADKKLSRLSRSSTPENAELGDSREGSSVSEQIPGGEVSNKVDTETNGRKRKSIPRGKAKETLSLTTPSAKDSKAALDNDESNAKRSKQDEDAGNEKDTAKGKTEPKTAGDVNQKQNKDNSKPPEPPKDYIHVRARRGQATDSHSLAERVRREKISERMKFLQDLVPGCNKVTGKAVMLDEIINYVQSLQRQVEFLSMKLSTVNPRMDLNMDALLSKDIFQSRGALPHTLYPIDSAMPAFPFGYQHQQVPSLHSGVGNGTENQFPVNSLNAALRRNPSVQLPPIDGFGEATPEVSALWEDDLQSVVQMAFGQNKKQSFHGSMAAAQMKVEL; this is translated from the exons ATGGAAAAGGAGAACATGACACAACCCAATTGGGCTAGTTCCACATTTGGCATGGAAATCCAACCCAATGAACTGAATTATGCTCCCGACCAACTTACCAACTGCTTTTTCAATCCCAATTGGGATAATTCAGTGGATCAGAGCGATCCCTTTGAGTCTGCCTTAAGCTCCATTGTGTCTTCCCCGGCGGCCTCCAATGCCGGTGCTATTCCTGGCGGTGGTGGCGATGGTCTAATGATCAGAGAACTAATTGGAAGACTAGGAAGTATATGCAACTCCGGTGATATTTCACCACAGAATTACATTGCAGGccacagcaacaacaacaacaacaacaatagtaCTAACACTTCTTGTTATAGTACCCCTTTGAATTCCCCTCCCAAGCTCAACCTCTCAATGATGGACTCACAGATCAGAGGGAATCTGCCAATTCCTGGTAACCATCCAAGTTTGGCACCCATTTCACCCGACCCTGGATTTGCAGAAAGGGCTGCAAGATTTTCATGCTTTGTTAGCAACACAAGTTTTATGGGATTGAATGAGACTGAATTGCCTTATAGATTGATGCCAAGAGTGGAATCAGGCAAGCTGTCCAGAGTTGCCAGTAACCAGTCATTGAAGCTTGCTACTGGATCTCAGATGGGCGTTCAGGAAAACAACAGGAGCTCCCCACAGGAAGCAAATTTAGCTGCAGATAAGAAATTGAGTAGGTTATCAAGGTCTTCCACTCCTGAAAATGCTGAATTGGGTGATTCCAGGGAGGGATCTTCTGTGTCTGAACAGATCCCAGGTGGGGAAGTGAGTAACAAAGTTGACACTGAGACCAATGGCAGGAAAAGGAAATCCATTCCCAGGGGAAAAGCTAAAGAAACTCTCAGTCTCACTACTCCCTCAGCTAAAGATTCCAAG GCTGCTCTGGACAACGACGAATCGAATGCAAAAAGAAGCAAACAAGACGAAGATGCTGGAAATGAGAAAGATACTGCAAAGGGAAAGACGGAGCCAAAAACTGCAGGGGATGTGAATCAGAAACAAAACAAGGATAATTCAAAGCCTCCAGAGCCACCAAAGGACTACATCCATGTCAGAGCCCGGAGGGGCCAAGCTACAGATAGCCATAGTCTTGCCGAAAGA GTACGAAGAGAGAAAATTAGTGAAAGGATGAAGTTCCTGCAGGATCTTGTTCCTGGTTGCAATAAG GTCACCGGGAAGGCTGTTATGCTGGATGAAATTATAAACTATGTGCAGTCATTGCAGCGACAGGTTGAG TTCCTTTCAATGAAATTGTCAACTGTGAATCCGAGGATGGATCTCAACATGGATGCTCTTCTTTCCAAGGAT ATATTTCAATCTCGTGGAGCTTTGCCACATACCCTTTACCCAATAGATTCTGCGATGCCGGCTTTCCCTTTTGGATACCAGCACCAGCAAGTGCCATCCTTGCATAGTGGCGTAGGTAATGGGACAGAGAACCAATTCCCAGTGAACTCTTTGAATGCTGCACTGCGTCGAAATCCAAGTGTACAATTGCCTCCTATAGATGGATTTGGTGAAGCCACCCCAGAA GTTTCAGCACTCTGGGAGGACGACCTCCAAAGTGTGGTTCAGATGGCTTTTGGCCAGAACAAGAAGCAGAGCTTTCATG GCTCAATGGCTGCAGCACAGATGAAAGTTGAGCTGTAA